One Aegilops tauschii subsp. strangulata cultivar AL8/78 chromosome 7, Aet v6.0, whole genome shotgun sequence genomic window carries:
- the LOC109773512 gene encoding uncharacterized protein translates to MPNSQKRKATGAPAPRRCPPPRMEYRARSDEAWYGARVVVQDGWLRVMFENFPEDADEWYNPGADLSSPGDVDALRARFRRACPALDDAHCGDLRPGDQLCLACDMHGGEIKYYDAVLEAVEKAPHGTVDGEERCACRFTVCWTEGPRRGCSDKVGVEVVYCVLESPIQDPVLTEFLDDVRNRFGDDQEEATAVSQQAAPSGEEEIALVSSLTSHELLE, encoded by the exons ATGCCGAACTCGCAAAAGCGGAAGGCCACCGGCGCACCGGCGCCGCGGCGCTGCCCGCCGCCCCGCATGGAGTACCGCGCGCGGTCCGACGAGGCATGGTACGGCGCGCGCGTGGTAGTGCAGGACGGCTGGCTGCGCGTCATGTTCGAGAATTTCCCCGAGGATGCGGACGAGTGGTACAATCCAGGGGCTGACCTCTCATCCCCGGGCGACGTGGACGCGCTCCGCGCCAGGTTCCGCCGGGCGTGCCCCGCCCTCGATGATGCCCACTGTGGCGATCTCCGCCCGGGCGACCAGCTCTGCCTCGCCTGCGATATGCACGGCGGCGAGATCAAATACTACGACGCCGTCCTCGAGGCC GTAGAGAAGGCACCTCACGGCACCGTGGACGGCGAGGAGCGCTGCGCGTGCCGTTTCACGGTGTGCTGGACGGAGGGGCCGCGCCGCGGTTGCTCGGACAAGGTGGGCGTCGAGGTGGTATACTGCGTGCTGGAGTCACCGATCCAAGATCCGGTGCTGACCGAGTTCCTGGACGATGTGAGAAACCGGTTCGGCGACGACCAAGAGGAGGCGACGGCGGTGTCTCAGCAGGCAGCCCCGAGCGGCGAGGAGGAAATTGCGCTGGTGTCCAGCCTCACGAGTCACGAACTCCtcgagtag